Proteins from a genomic interval of Spiroplasma endosymbiont of Lonchoptera lutea:
- a CDS encoding IS30 family transposase encodes MYKYLTIESIIAIKEYKSYGFSIRKIAKAIDYSKSTVHRVCKLLNQNLLPLEILNQVQKNKQNAGRKLIILTLTEINTINHLLITKNYALDIIADFLKKNKIKNISTKTLYNMFKTNRMGFDEKNLLRKGKNKPHKQKETRGRINNCKSIHERNLIIPNIKNIQEFGHLEGDTIVGKDHKSSIITLADIWSKTTIPLKTKNHKAESITQSIIKFISKLIPGTIKTITFDRGKEFSKWKLIEKNCNVKIYFADAGKPCQRGLNENNNGILRRYLPKSTDLSSYKQKDLNSIAFQINSTPRKSLSYKRPIDLIQLF; translated from the coding sequence ATGTATAAGTATCTGACTATTGAATCAATAATAGCAATAAAAGAATATAAAAGTTATGGATTTTCTATTCGTAAAATAGCAAAAGCAATTGATTATAGTAAATCAACTGTACACAGAGTTTGTAAATTATTAAATCAAAACTTATTACCATTAGAAATATTGAATCAAGTTCAAAAAAATAAACAAAATGCAGGTAGAAAATTAATAATTTTAACTTTAACAGAAATTAATACTATCAATCATTTGTTAATTACTAAAAATTATGCTCTTGATATAATTGCTGATTTTTTAAAGAAAAATAAAATAAAAAATATTTCAACAAAAACTTTATATAACATGTTTAAAACAAATCGAATGGGTTTTGATGAAAAAAATTTATTGAGAAAAGGCAAAAATAAACCTCATAAACAAAAAGAAACTAGGGGCAGAATTAATAATTGTAAATCTATTCATGAAAGAAATTTAATCATTCCAAATATTAAAAATATACAAGAATTTGGCCATTTAGAGGGAGATACTATAGTTGGTAAAGATCATAAAAGTTCTATTATTACTTTAGCTGATATATGATCAAAAACCACAATTCCTTTGAAAACTAAAAATCATAAAGCAGAAAGTATTACACAAAGTATAATAAAATTTATTTCAAAATTAATACCAGGAACAATTAAAACTATTACTTTTGATCGTGGTAAAGAATTTAGTAAATGAAAATTAATTGAAAAAAATTGTAATGTTAAAATTTATTTTGCAGATGCCGGAAAACCTTGTCAAAGAGGTTTAAATGAGAACAATAATGGTATTTTAAGAAGATATTTACCAAAATCTACTGATTTATCTTCATATAAACAAAAAGACTTAAATTCTATAGCATTTCAAATTAATTCTACACCCAGAAAATCATTATCTTATAAAAGACCAATAGATTTAATACAATTATTTTAA